In one window of Oncorhynchus keta strain PuntledgeMale-10-30-2019 unplaced genomic scaffold, Oket_V2 Un_scaffold_515_pilon_pilon, whole genome shotgun sequence DNA:
- the LOC127928972 gene encoding acidic proline-rich protein HP43A-like — MEEQPLALTDSLPPRPGRGNLPGQAEGTSKARQREPPRPGKGNLQGQTEGTSKARQSEPPRPGRVNLPGQAEGTSQARQREPPRPDRGTSQARQREPPRPDRGNLPGQGKGTSQARQREPPRQGRLNLPGQEEGTSQARQRNLPGQAEGTSQARKSEPPRPGRVNLPGQTEGTSQARQREPPRPGRVNLPGQAEGTSQARQREPPRPGRVNLPGQAEGTSQARQREPPRPGRVNLPGQTEGTSQARQREPPRPGRGNLPGPAEGTSQARQREPPRPGRGNLPGQAE; from the coding sequence ATGGAGGAGCAACCTCTGGCTCTAACTGACTCTCTGCCTCCAAGGCCCGGCAGAGGGAACCTCCCAGGCCAGGCAGAGGGAACCTCCAAGGCCCGGCAGAGGGAACCTCCCAGGCCAGGCAAAGGGAACCTCCAAGGCCAGACAGAGGGAACCTCCAAGGCCAGACAGAGTGAACCTCCCAGGCCAGGCAGAGTGAACCTCCCAGGCCAGGCAGAGGGAACCTCCCAGGCCAGGCAGAGGGAACCTCCCAGGCCAGACAGAGGAACCTCCCAGGCCAGACAGAGGGAACCTCCCAGGCCAGACAGAGGGAACCTCCCAGGCCAGGGAAAGGGAACCTCCCAGGCCAGACAGAGGGAACCTCCCAGGCAAGGAAGACTGAACCTCCCAGGCCAGGAAGAGGGAACCTCCCAGGCCAGACAGAGGAACCTCCCAGGCCAGGCAGAGGGAACCTCCCAGGCCAGGAAGAGTGAACCTCCCAGGCCAGGCAGAGTGAACCTCCCAGGCCAGACAGAGGGAACCTCCCAGGCCAGGCAGAGGGAACCTCCCAGGCCAGGCAGAGTGAACCTCCCAGGCCAGGCAGAGGGAACCTCCCAGGCCAGGCAGAGGGAACCTCCCAGGCCAGGCAGAGTGAACCTCCCAGGCCAGGCAGAGGGAACCTCCCAGGCCAGACAGAGGGAACCTCCCAGGCCAGGCAGAGTGAACCTCCCAGGCCAGACAGAGGGAACCTCCCAGGCCAGGCAGAGGGAACCTCCCAGGCCAGGCAGAGGGAACCTCCCAGGCCCGGCAGAGGGAACCTCCCAGGCCAGACAGAGGGAACCTCCCAGGCCAGGCAGAGGGAACCTCCCAGGCCAGGCAGAGTGA